In Strigops habroptila isolate Jane chromosome 4, bStrHab1.2.pri, whole genome shotgun sequence, a single genomic region encodes these proteins:
- the LOC115606817 gene encoding inverted formin-2-like, translating to MMSIKKEGAHKKWAALKEKLGPQETDQSEANLENAEPELCIRLLQMPSVVNYSGLKKRLENSDDSWMVQFLELCGLDLLLEALDRLSGRGVARISDALLQLTCINCVRAVMNSHRGIEYIVSNEGYVRKLFQALDTTNVMVKKQIFELLAALCIYSSDGHTLALDALDHYKSVKNQQYRFSIIMNELSNTDNVPYMVTLLSAINAIILGKEELRTRTQIRNEFIGLQLLDILDKLR from the exons ATGATGTCAATCAAAAAGGAAGGTGCCCACAAGAAGTGGGCTGCCCTGAAGGAGAAACTCGGACCCCAGGAGACTGACCAGTCAGAGGCCAACCTGGAAAATGCAGAGCCAGAGCTGTGCATCCGTCTCCTGCAAATGCCGTCAGTGGTGAACTACTCTGGGCTGAAGAAGCGGCTGGAGAACAGCGACGATAGCTGGATGGTCCAGTTCCTGGAGCTGTGCGGGCTGGACCTCCTCCTGGAGGCCCTGGACAGGCTGTCCGGGAGAGGAGTAGCCAGGATTTCTGATGCCTTGCTTCAGCTCACCTGCATTAACTGTGTGCGAGCGGTCATGAACTCCCACAGAGGCATTGAATACATTGTGAGCAACGAGGGCTACGTCAGAAAACTCTTCCAAG cacTTGACACAACTAATGTCATGgtcaaaaagcaaatattcGAACTCCTGGCTGCACTGTGCATTTACTCATCAGATGGCCACACTTTGGCTTTGGATGCCTTGGACCATTACAAG AGTGTGAAGAACCAACAGTATCGATTCAGCATTATAATGAACGAGCTCTCCAACACAGATAATGTGCCATACATGGTCACACTGCTGAGTGCTATCAATGCCATCATACTGGGGAAAGAAGAGCTAAGAACAAGGACACAAATCAGAAATGAGTTCATAG GTCTTCAGCTGCTGGATATTTTAGACAAGCTAAGGTAA